One Triticum dicoccoides isolate Atlit2015 ecotype Zavitan chromosome 3B, WEW_v2.0, whole genome shotgun sequence genomic window, TTCCCTCTGAGGACCTCGTACATGGGAGGTGGTCAACGACTGTAACCCTGATATGTAATGAATGATTCTCTTTCTCGCAAAAAATTAAGTATTTTGTGGAAGGAGGTCAGTTGAGACCGGAGGGTCGGGGGCTTTAGGAACCTTCGTAGTTTGTAGGCATAGCAACACAAGTTTAcgcaatctctccctaataataaaacaCAGATTGGGTCTCCgaattcaccgtcacaatacgctttcttctcatgtcatgTCGTACGTCCACCGCATCTGATTAAAACGTTGGTTTGGTCCGTCCGTCACCCCTGTGGGCCGAGGGAAAAGGAAGGCTTGCCCTTGCCAGACTATTAACGAGGGAGGGAGAAGGAAGGCTATGTGATAAGAGGAATCACACGTGCTAATTAACGAGGGAAAAGGAAGGCGTATTAACGAGGGAGGGAGTAGGAAGGGAGGGCTGAGGAGGAAATCACGCATGCCAATATTAAAGGGAAAAAGGGCGTCGGATGACCAGCACTCCGCGCCGCCGTCCTCCGCTCTCAATGGGCATCCCTTCGTGACGCTGATTCTATGATGTTGCCACTGATTGCTACTCCTCCGGCTGGCTCGCTGCTGCTTAGTACTTCCCAATACAGTTGCTAGATTGAATATGATCCATATTTTAAAGTTCTTACAAATTGAACTGGCTATTTGTTATTTCTTCTGTACAATAGGAGAGAGATATCGATATGTTTTTCTAGAAAAAGGAGAGTATGAATTCAAGGGCCGTGCTTCATCTATTCTGTGATACGCCGTCGTGTTGTACGATTACTTTTTTTCGAAACGGTGGCAAAAGATTTACCTCGTCGATTAATTATAACATGAGTACTATATTCTATGCGATCAGATTATGAATAACTTTGATGTAGCATGCTTTGTTGTAACTCTCAACATGGACTTTTGCCATTGTACTTTTGTGTTGTTAGTTTGATCCAACCGGAATTTATAGTGTATGAGAATGATGCCCATTTTATTCAAGTGCACTGTTATGATTTTTATGTGACTTGTGCATCCATCGCCACTTCTTTCAATGTTCTTCAGTTCTTTCATGGTTTTCTTTTGGAAGTCTGGGATTTAGGACAACTTATTTCAGGAGCACTAAACCGTTGTTTGGACATCATTCATGGCCCTTGATACTTTTGAGTGCTTTTAATATTCTTTTGCTTCTTGCGAAATTGTTTGAATGATAAATTATTTTCAGGTTACTCagcatatatttatttattttctttcattgTAATGCACGGATATGTTTGCTTTTTTTAATAATAAATGGAgccgactttctcctttttttcatcTGTCATGGTATTTACCCGACATAAATGAATTAATGTCCAGTGAAGTGAGAGAGGGGCTAAAACACATTATTTAACCCAACCCTTTTAGCTAGATTTTTTCAGACTCGGTGGAACATCTGAAAAAAATTTGCTGCTCGGTGCGAATTTCGAAAAAAAAATCACGGCGTAGTGCAAACACTAAAGAGTACTCCAACTTTCCAAAATAGTACCTTGTATGGAAGATTTGAATCCTTTAATATTAAAACCGTCATACAAAATTCATACCAAAAGTAGTGTATGTGTAGCATGGTTTTTTATGTATGACTTATATGCATTTTTGCTAGCTTTCGGCATACGCCTCCCTGCAGCCACCAGATGACACTGTTTAGTTATTGTCGCGTTGTGCCTATTCTATGGACACGTCAAGTATCTctttcgttgcaacgcacgggcatttgtgctagtgtaACTTAAACTATCAGCTATTCAGACCCTCGGCCGGACGGCAATTCATAGTTAAGGGCGTGGTGGCGCCTCTAAATTAACCAAACTCTAGCCCTCCCAAGTCCCAACACCAATCAAGCACATTGTCATGGACGCTAACCGTGACTCCAGCCTCGCCACCGACGACGAGCTCCTCCAAGCGCAGGCGGAGCTGTGGGACCACGTCTTCGCGTACACCAAGTCTATGTCCCTCCGGTGCGCCGTCGAGCTCGGCATCCCCGACGCCATCCACCGGCGCGGCGGCTCCATCACTGTGCCCGACCTCGTCGCCGAGCTCTCCCTGCCCCCCTCCAGGACGCCCTACCTGCGCCGCCTCATGCGTCTGCTCGCGCACGCCGGTTTCTTCGACGCTGGGCCAGCGCCAGACGCCTACGGGCTCACCCTGCTCTCGCGCCTCCTCGTGTCGGCGCCCGGCGCGGGGCAGGGCCTCTCGCCCTTCGCGCTCGCCATGCTGCACCCCATCATCGTGTCCCCGTCCATGTCGCTGGCGGCGTGGTTCCGCGCGGCCGACGACGCGGCGCGCGTGCCGTTCGCGACCGCGCACGGCGGGCGCGAGTTCTATGCTGTGGTGAAGGAGAACCCGGAGTTCGGCGCGGCGTTCAACGAGGCCATGGCGTGCGACGGCCGCTTCGTGATGGACCTGATCGTGCGCGGCCACGGGCAAGACCTGTTCCGGGGGATCGCCTCGCTGGTGGACGTCGGCGGCGGGTCCGGCGCCGCTGCCAGGGCCATCGCCGCCGCGTTCCCCCACGTCAAGTGCAGCGTCCTGGAGCTGCCGCACGTCGTCGCGAGCGTCCCGCCTGGCGACGGGGGCGTGGAGTTCGTCGCCGGGGACATGTTCGAGCGCGTCCCGAAGGCCGACGCCGTCCTCCTCAAGGTTAGGCCTAGGCGCCTTCCTTGGCTCATGGACGAACTTGACTGATCCATGACGTTGCGTGTACTTTGGGACTTCTGTTCGCAGTGGATTTTGCACGGGTGGGGGAACGAGGAGTGCGTGAAGATACTGCGGCGGTGCAGGGAGGCGTTGCCGGCCGGCGGCAGAGTGATCGTGATGGACCTGGTGGTGGGGTCGAGCCCGGCGGACGCGAGGGCCACGGAGACGCAGCTGCTGTGGGACGTGATGATGATGGGAGTGGTGGGGAGCCCGGAGCGGGACGAGGGCGAGTGGCGCAAGATATTCGACGACGCGGGATTCAGCGGCTACAAGATCCTGGCCATCCTCGGGATCCGGTCAGTTATCGAGGTGTACCCTTAGATTTCCTTTTGTCTCTGGTATGTACTGTATTGTGCTCACTGCGAATGGACGCACTACGACGGCCAAGGGGTCTCTGTTGACTATTCAGTCTAGGGTGGCTTGTGGTGGTTTCTTTGATGAAAATCGACGAGGAAAAAGAAAAATCAATCTATGATGGCAAAGGGGGCGCCGGCGGGTACATGGCATTTCAGTCTTTTCAGTTTCCCTCTGGGTTTCTTTTACGTTCCAATGTTCCAGCAAAAAAAAAATCATTTGTCTGTGTTTACCAAAACTGTCATTATCGTGAGTATATGCCATGAAATCTTGTTAGGAGCTGATCAAATTAACCTTTTATTATGTGTCATGCTAACAAATACCGATATTCAATGTCACTATCATGCGATTTTTTTTTCGAGAGCACGCAAAGCACGTGCCTTACTTTTATTCAATGTCACTATCACACAATTTACAAGAGGTCTAGCGAGTGCGTACACTCGAAGACAACACCCACCACCACTCCTACAAGGAACCCAAAACTAATCTCTCACAAAGCGTTGTAAGCTACCTCCTCCTCGGGCCGCCATCTTCCAATCTCTAAGTTCATCAAGGATCTTCTTCGCGAGTTCCGGTGCATCCACCTGTTGCTCAACACATTCCTTTGCTTCCAGAGACTCCATGCCGTGCAAATGACCAGGGTGTCGAACCCACGTTTGTCTTCCTTCGCGAAGCTCGATCGTTGTAGTATCCACCATTCGACAAAGGAGTCCGTGCTCGCGGGACAGGAGATCTGAATATGTAGCTTGTCAAAACATCCCATCCAAGTGGCACGCGCGTAGCCACATTGCACCAAGATGTGTTCCACATTGTCCTCGTCCTGCAGACAAGTATAGCAAGTCGAGGTGTTGATCTTGCAAACCATGTCTAGCGCGTCAATCCGCCATCCACAGGCGATGCTGTGAAGAAAGCCAAACAAAGATCTTGCATTTGAGAGGTGTGAGGCTTCTCCAGATGGCCGCGGCGTAAGGGCATATTGGCAGGCCCTCGCAAAGACGATTGTAGGTAGATTtggccgaataggacaaggaggctgCACATGGCCAAAGGAAGCTATCAGGCACCTGGTCATCCCGATGCACCGTGGCTATCATGCGATATTAATTAAACTTGTTGAAGGCCAAAACTAAAAGTGAACATCTCCCATAGCCGACCCAGCCCAGGAGGGATGTCCCCAACAATGCTAAtcctccccacccctccccccNNNNNNNNNNNNNNNNNNNNNNNNNNNNNNNNNNNNNNNNNNNNNNNNNNNNNNNNNNNNNNNNNNNNNNNNNNNNNNNNNNNNNNNNNNNNNNNNNNNNNNNNNNNNNNNNNNNNNNNNNNNNNNNNNNNNNNNNNNNNNNNNNNNNNNNNNNNNNNNNNNNNNNNNNNNNNNNNNNNNNNNNNNNNNNNNNNNNNNNNNNNNAGAATCACCGAGGGGGAGctcccccacctgaatatattactcaaaAGGCTGCAGAAGCAGCGAGTACAGAATTACATAGGCACAGTGCAACGTGCAGAGAGGTAGGAACACCACGAGAAGACGTCCTCCTTGTCACTTGTCTCCATGAGACGGTGTGACCAAAGATCCAAATCAGAAATAAGGGCCCTAAGGGTTATTACAGAACATTGATCAACACTCCTGGACAACATATCATTACGTGCTGCCGATATCTTTCATAGTAGTGCCATGAGGACCAAGGACCATGCTTTTTTGGGGAGGTGGTGAGGCAGGGGAGTGTCCAAAAGCTCAGTGATGTCGTCGGTCTGCTGCAGGACCCGAATTCGTAATCCGCAAGTTAATTATGTAACAAACCATCGTTGGGACcccacctcccctcccctccctccagATAAATTGTGCAACTCATATGAAATGCAAAGTACATAGTCGAGGGAACATCGCCTCCCCCTGAACAAGCATCACCGGAAAGTCTGAAATAAATCTAAGAAAATATGAGCACCAATGTCAAGTCTAGAACTTGATCCCCGGTGGCAGTAGTTCAGGGTGGGCTTACCCTGTGCAACTCATATGAAATGCAACATCGCCTCCCCCTGAACGGGCATCACCGAAAAGTCTGAAATAAATCTAAGAAAATATGAGCACCAATGTCAAGTCTAGAACTTGATCCCCAGTGGCAGTAGTTCAAGGTGAACCAAATATTAGAGGGGGGTGATTGCCCGGTTAGTTAAGAAACAACCTCTCAACCTTTAATTCTAACCCATGAAATTCAGCTAACTAATACAGTAGGTCATATATCTTGTGAAAAGAAAATTGCACCTTGGTAAGGGGTGGCCAGAACCCGGGATTGTCTCCAAGAGCCTCCGCCAGTGCCTAGTGAGCTAGTTCCACCACAAAGAACCTAACCATCCGAGCTAGGCTCAATTCGGAATGCGCCTTGATGTGTTGTTTTAAGTGTCAACTAAACAACTATTATTGATGGGCNNNNNNNNNNNNNNNNNNNNNNNNNNNNNNNNNNNNNNNNNNNNNNNNNNNNNNNNNNNNNNNNNNNNNNNNNNNNNNNNNNNNNNNNNNNNNNNNNNNNNNNNNNNNNNNNNNNNNNNNNNNNNNNNNNNNNNNNNNNNNNNNNNNNNNNNNNNNNNNNNNNNNNNNNNNNNNNNNNNNNNNNNNNNNNNNNNNNNNNNNNNNNNNNNNNNNNNNNNNNNNNNNNNNNNNNNNNNNNNNNNNNNNNNNNNNNNNNNNNNNNNNNNNNNNNNNNNNNNNNNNNNNNNNNNNNNNNNNNNNNNNNNNNNNNNNNNNNNNNNNNNNNNNNNNNNNNNNNNNNNNNNNNNNNNNNNNNNNNNNNNNNNNNNNNNNNNNNNNNNNNNNNNNNNNNNNNNNNNNNNNNNNNNNNNNNNNNNNNNNNNNNNNNNNNNNNNNNNNNNNNNNNNNNNNNNNNNNNNNNNNNNNNNNNNNNNNNNNNNNNNNNNNGGATATCAACCATCGCATGAAACCATGATGCCATGCCATAATAATTAGTtttatatttttcataaaagactgAAAAGAATTACGAACGAGCATAAGACATACATCTATCTCTAGAAAtttcagatccaaattcaaaatatgcatggagaagaaaagagaaaaagccaTAGGTTAATAGTATCATATTTGCTTTTGTCTTCTTTTTCGGAAAAACTTCCAATATATTCATCAATTATCGCAAAGAACACCAAAAGTAACAAATTACATCCAGGTTTGTAGACCACCTAGCAACAAGGCGAAGGCGCACCACTGTCATCATCCCTCTCTCATCGAAGTCGagtaaacttgttgtagtagaataTCTAAAAGTCGTCGAGCTAAGGTCCAAGGACCAAAACGCATCAAAACAACAACCGTCGCGGATGAAGAGAACCGTAGATTAGAAGGTTTCAACCTGCAGACACACAAACACACGAACAAAGATCGGATTCATGAAGACCCAACAAACACCGATAAAATCCCGCATGATccgtcggagacacacctccataCACCCTCTGACAACGCTAGGCACGACGTCGGGACGGGGCCTATGCGGGGAGAACCTTATTACATCTTCAAGGAGCCGTTGTCGCCTCGTCTTCCTAAGCAGGACAACACCCCTAACCGAACAGAAACAAACATCTAAAAATGAATTAGCCCTCCTGCCGGGGTTCATCATGTCTTCATGTCCCTAAGGCCGTAGGAAACAAGGCAGATGGCGCCGGCGCCGATGGGGGACAGAAAACCCTAAATCGCCTAGCCACCGGAGGGTTGCGAGACGAACACGTATGGACTATTCATGTtaaatttttgtttttgtttcttcaTGTGTATTCTGAATTTGGATTTGAAATTTTTTAAGGATTGTACACAGAACACACGGGTCTTGTGAACAATCACAATTGTTTGAAACATTAAAATTTAAATTTTGAAACATGAtatcatgtgacatgcctcatacaGATAGGGGTAAGAAACAACAACATGGAGCTA contains:
- the LOC119279639 gene encoding trans-resveratrol di-O-methyltransferase-like, whose product is MSDLERIQPDLSSPGRGRPCRSIHGLAGHRDRKPRQGRMHPSQVPTPIKHIVMDANRDSSLATDDELLQAQAELWDHVFAYTKSMSLRCAVELGIPDAIHRRGGSITVPDLVAELSLPPSRTPYLRRLMRLLAHAGFFDAGPAPDAYGLTLLSRLLVSAPGAGQGLSPFALAMLHPIIVSPSMSLAAWFRAADDAARVPFATAHGGREFYAVVKENPEFGAAFNEAMACDGRFVMDLIVRGHGQDLFRGIASLVDVGGGSGAAARAIAAAFPHVKCSVLELPHVVASVPPGDGGVEFVAGDMFERVPKADAVLLKWILHGWGNEECVKILRRCREALPAGGRVIVMDLVVGSSPADARATETQLLWDVMMMGVVGSPERDEGEWRKIFDDAGFSGYKILAILGIRSVIEVYP